The following are encoded in a window of Maylandia zebra isolate NMK-2024a linkage group LG5, Mzebra_GT3a, whole genome shotgun sequence genomic DNA:
- the LOC101476219 gene encoding sodium- and chloride-dependent GABA transporter 2 isoform X2 produces MPREFLKGSSLDVPGQEKGLMKKTQLLDRGQWASKLEFLLAVAGTLVGLGNLWRFPYLCYKNGGGAFLIPYVLFLLACGIPMFLLETAMGQFTSQGCITCWRHFCPLFEGIGYATQVVIAYAAVSYIVIQAWAFFYLFSSFSAEIPWASCRNSWNTESCFEFDKANASSNWTAAANATTPATEFWERRVLGISQGIEEIGSLRWDLALCLLLAWIICYFCVWKGVKSTGKVVYFTATFPYVMLVVLLARGLTLPGAINGLAFYLYPDPTRLVDPQVWMDAGAQVLFSFGICQGSLTALGSYNKYNNDCYKDTFVLCLVNGGSSFVAGFAIFSVLGFMSYEQGLPISEVAASGPGLAFIAYPRAVAMMPLPQLWAICFFIMVILLGADTQFVSLECLMTSVTDMFPNVFRRAYRRELLLLCLCSVCFFLGLLLVTEGGLYFLQLFDHYVCSGNNLLLLSVCQSIAIGWIYGADRLYDNIEDMIGYRPWPLMKHCWLYVTPAVCLGTFVFSIVKYKPLKFNKTYVYPTWAYALGWFLGLFCVLLVPLWIIFKVTTMKGTIWQNLRQLCVPQSLTHRKAKQPEQCPLNPDITLTPVANEYKGRGGAEMEMQV; encoded by the exons ATGCCGAGGGAATTTCTTAAAGGAAGCAGCCTGGACGTACCCGGACAAGAAAAAGGTCTCATGAAGAAGACTCAGTTGCTCGACCGCGGCCAGTGGGCGAGCAAGTTGGAGTTTTTACTGGCTGTAGCAGGAACATTGGTTGGCCTGGGAAACCTTTGGAGGTTTCCCTACTTGTGCTACAAAAATGGGGGAG GTGCATTTCTTATTCCCTACGTCCTGTTTCTGCTTGCTTGTGGCATCCCAATGTTCCTCCTGGAAACAGCTATGGGACAGTTCACATCTCAGGGATGTATTACCTGCTGGAGGCACTTCTGCCCCTTGTTTGAAG GTATTGGATATGCAACCCAGGTAGTGATTGCATATGCTGCTGTTTCATACATTGTGATCCAGGCATGGGCTTTCTTCTACCTCTTTTCATCCTTCAGTGCTGAGATTCCATGGGCTAGCTGCAGGAATTCCTGGAATACAG agTCTTGTTTTGAATTTGATAAAGCAAATGCGTCATCCAACTGGACAGCAGCTGCAAACGCAACAACACCAGCAACAGAATTCTGGGA GAGAAGAGTACTGGGTATATCTCAAGGGATTGAGGAGATTGGTAGCCTGAGGTGGGATTTGGCCTTGTGTCTCTTACTGGCATGGATCATTTGTTACTTCTGTGTTTGGAAAGGAGTGAAGTCCACTGGAAAG GTAGTTTACTTTACGGCCACTTTTCCCTACGTGATGTTGGTGGTTCTGTTAGCTCGTGGACTCACTTTACCAGGAGCCATAAACGGCTTAGCTTTTTACCTGTATCCTGACCCCACAAGGTTGGTGGACCCTCAA GTTTGGATGGACGCGGGTGCACAAGTCCTTTTCTCCTTTGGGATTTGTCAGGGGAGTTTGACGGCTCTGGGCAGTTACAATAAGTATAACAATGATTGTTACAA AGACACATTTGTTCTGTGTTTGGTTAACGGAGGATCCAGTTTTGTTGCAGGGTTTGCAATCTTTTCTGTTCTGGGATTTATGTCCTACGAACAAGGACTGCCAATATCAGAAGTGGCAGCTTCTG GACCTGGCTTGGCATTTATTGCCTATCCGCGCGCGGTAGCCATGATGCCTTTACCTCAATTATGGGCTATATGTTTCTTCATCATGGTCATCTTGTTGGGGGCAGATACACAG TTTGTGAGTTTGGAGTGTTTGATGACCTCAGTGACGGATATGTTCCCCAATGTGTTTCGAAGAGCTTATCGTCGAGAATTGCTGCTGCTCTGCCTCTGCtctgtttgcttttttctcGGCCTCCTCCTCGTCACCGAG GGCGGCTTGTATTTCCTTCAACTCTTTGATCATTATGTGTGTAGTGGAAACAATCTTCTCCTTCTTTCTGTGTGTCAGTCAATAGCGATTGGATGGATATATG GTGCTGATCGTCTTTATGACAACATTGAAGACATGATAGGTTATCGTCCCTGGCCTCTAATGAAGCATTGTTGGCTTTACGTTACCCCTGCTGTGTGTCTA GGTACTTTTGTCTTTTCAATTGTGAAATATAAGCCTCTCAAGTTCAACAAAACCTACGTCTATCCGACCTGGGCGTACGCTTTGGGCTGGTTTCTTGGACTGTTCTGTGTTCTTCTAGTTCCTCTGTGGATCATCTTTAAAGTTACTACAATGAAAGGGACAATTTGGCAG AACCTCAGGCAGCTGTGCGTCCCGCAGAGCTTGACGCACAGAAAAGCAAAGCAGCCCGAGCAGTGCCCTTTAAACCCAGACATTACTCTTACTCCTGTTGCCAACGAATACAAGGGAAGAGGTGGAGCTGAGATGGAGATGCAAGTCTGA
- the LOC101476219 gene encoding sodium- and chloride-dependent GABA transporter 2 isoform X4, whose protein sequence is MMESMPREFLKGSSLDVPGQEKGLMKKTQLLDRGQWASKLEFLLAVAGTLVGLGNLWRFPYLCYKNGGGAFLIPYVLFLLACGIPMFLLETAMGQFTSQGCITCWRHFCPLFEGIGYATQVVIAYAAVSYIVIQAWAFFYLFSSFSAEIPWASCRNSWNTESCFEFDKANASSNWTAAANATTPATEFWERRVLGISQGIEEIGSLRWDLALCLLLAWIICYFCVWKGVKSTGKVVYFTATFPYVMLVVLLARGLTLPGAINGLAFYLYPDPTRLVDPQVWMDAGAQVLFSFGICQGSLTALGSYNKYNNDCYKDTFVLCLVNGGSSFVAGFAIFSVLGFMSYEQGLPISEVAASGPGLAFIAYPRAVAMMPLPQLWAICFFIMVILLGADTQFVSLECLMTSVTDMFPNVFRRAYRRELLLLCLCSVCFFLGLLLVTEGGLYFLQLFDHYVCSGNNLLLLSVCQSIAIGWIYGYFCLFNCEI, encoded by the exons ATGATGGAGAG CATGCCGAGGGAATTTCTTAAAGGAAGCAGCCTGGACGTACCCGGACAAGAAAAAGGTCTCATGAAGAAGACTCAGTTGCTCGACCGCGGCCAGTGGGCGAGCAAGTTGGAGTTTTTACTGGCTGTAGCAGGAACATTGGTTGGCCTGGGAAACCTTTGGAGGTTTCCCTACTTGTGCTACAAAAATGGGGGAG GTGCATTTCTTATTCCCTACGTCCTGTTTCTGCTTGCTTGTGGCATCCCAATGTTCCTCCTGGAAACAGCTATGGGACAGTTCACATCTCAGGGATGTATTACCTGCTGGAGGCACTTCTGCCCCTTGTTTGAAG GTATTGGATATGCAACCCAGGTAGTGATTGCATATGCTGCTGTTTCATACATTGTGATCCAGGCATGGGCTTTCTTCTACCTCTTTTCATCCTTCAGTGCTGAGATTCCATGGGCTAGCTGCAGGAATTCCTGGAATACAG agTCTTGTTTTGAATTTGATAAAGCAAATGCGTCATCCAACTGGACAGCAGCTGCAAACGCAACAACACCAGCAACAGAATTCTGGGA GAGAAGAGTACTGGGTATATCTCAAGGGATTGAGGAGATTGGTAGCCTGAGGTGGGATTTGGCCTTGTGTCTCTTACTGGCATGGATCATTTGTTACTTCTGTGTTTGGAAAGGAGTGAAGTCCACTGGAAAG GTAGTTTACTTTACGGCCACTTTTCCCTACGTGATGTTGGTGGTTCTGTTAGCTCGTGGACTCACTTTACCAGGAGCCATAAACGGCTTAGCTTTTTACCTGTATCCTGACCCCACAAGGTTGGTGGACCCTCAA GTTTGGATGGACGCGGGTGCACAAGTCCTTTTCTCCTTTGGGATTTGTCAGGGGAGTTTGACGGCTCTGGGCAGTTACAATAAGTATAACAATGATTGTTACAA AGACACATTTGTTCTGTGTTTGGTTAACGGAGGATCCAGTTTTGTTGCAGGGTTTGCAATCTTTTCTGTTCTGGGATTTATGTCCTACGAACAAGGACTGCCAATATCAGAAGTGGCAGCTTCTG GACCTGGCTTGGCATTTATTGCCTATCCGCGCGCGGTAGCCATGATGCCTTTACCTCAATTATGGGCTATATGTTTCTTCATCATGGTCATCTTGTTGGGGGCAGATACACAG TTTGTGAGTTTGGAGTGTTTGATGACCTCAGTGACGGATATGTTCCCCAATGTGTTTCGAAGAGCTTATCGTCGAGAATTGCTGCTGCTCTGCCTCTGCtctgtttgcttttttctcGGCCTCCTCCTCGTCACCGAG GGCGGCTTGTATTTCCTTCAACTCTTTGATCATTATGTGTGTAGTGGAAACAATCTTCTCCTTCTTTCTGTGTGTCAGTCAATAGCGATTGGATGGATATATG GGTACTTTTGTCTTTTCAATTGTGAAATATAA
- the LOC101476219 gene encoding sodium- and chloride-dependent GABA transporter 2 isoform X1: MMESMPREFLKGSSLDVPGQEKGLMKKTQLLDRGQWASKLEFLLAVAGTLVGLGNLWRFPYLCYKNGGGAFLIPYVLFLLACGIPMFLLETAMGQFTSQGCITCWRHFCPLFEGIGYATQVVIAYAAVSYIVIQAWAFFYLFSSFSAEIPWASCRNSWNTESCFEFDKANASSNWTAAANATTPATEFWERRVLGISQGIEEIGSLRWDLALCLLLAWIICYFCVWKGVKSTGKVVYFTATFPYVMLVVLLARGLTLPGAINGLAFYLYPDPTRLVDPQVWMDAGAQVLFSFGICQGSLTALGSYNKYNNDCYKDTFVLCLVNGGSSFVAGFAIFSVLGFMSYEQGLPISEVAASGPGLAFIAYPRAVAMMPLPQLWAICFFIMVILLGADTQFVSLECLMTSVTDMFPNVFRRAYRRELLLLCLCSVCFFLGLLLVTEGGLYFLQLFDHYVCSGNNLLLLSVCQSIAIGWIYGADRLYDNIEDMIGYRPWPLMKHCWLYVTPAVCLGTFVFSIVKYKPLKFNKTYVYPTWAYALGWFLGLFCVLLVPLWIIFKVTTMKGTIWQNLRQLCVPQSLTHRKAKQPEQCPLNPDITLTPVANEYKGRGGAEMEMQV, translated from the exons ATGATGGAGAG CATGCCGAGGGAATTTCTTAAAGGAAGCAGCCTGGACGTACCCGGACAAGAAAAAGGTCTCATGAAGAAGACTCAGTTGCTCGACCGCGGCCAGTGGGCGAGCAAGTTGGAGTTTTTACTGGCTGTAGCAGGAACATTGGTTGGCCTGGGAAACCTTTGGAGGTTTCCCTACTTGTGCTACAAAAATGGGGGAG GTGCATTTCTTATTCCCTACGTCCTGTTTCTGCTTGCTTGTGGCATCCCAATGTTCCTCCTGGAAACAGCTATGGGACAGTTCACATCTCAGGGATGTATTACCTGCTGGAGGCACTTCTGCCCCTTGTTTGAAG GTATTGGATATGCAACCCAGGTAGTGATTGCATATGCTGCTGTTTCATACATTGTGATCCAGGCATGGGCTTTCTTCTACCTCTTTTCATCCTTCAGTGCTGAGATTCCATGGGCTAGCTGCAGGAATTCCTGGAATACAG agTCTTGTTTTGAATTTGATAAAGCAAATGCGTCATCCAACTGGACAGCAGCTGCAAACGCAACAACACCAGCAACAGAATTCTGGGA GAGAAGAGTACTGGGTATATCTCAAGGGATTGAGGAGATTGGTAGCCTGAGGTGGGATTTGGCCTTGTGTCTCTTACTGGCATGGATCATTTGTTACTTCTGTGTTTGGAAAGGAGTGAAGTCCACTGGAAAG GTAGTTTACTTTACGGCCACTTTTCCCTACGTGATGTTGGTGGTTCTGTTAGCTCGTGGACTCACTTTACCAGGAGCCATAAACGGCTTAGCTTTTTACCTGTATCCTGACCCCACAAGGTTGGTGGACCCTCAA GTTTGGATGGACGCGGGTGCACAAGTCCTTTTCTCCTTTGGGATTTGTCAGGGGAGTTTGACGGCTCTGGGCAGTTACAATAAGTATAACAATGATTGTTACAA AGACACATTTGTTCTGTGTTTGGTTAACGGAGGATCCAGTTTTGTTGCAGGGTTTGCAATCTTTTCTGTTCTGGGATTTATGTCCTACGAACAAGGACTGCCAATATCAGAAGTGGCAGCTTCTG GACCTGGCTTGGCATTTATTGCCTATCCGCGCGCGGTAGCCATGATGCCTTTACCTCAATTATGGGCTATATGTTTCTTCATCATGGTCATCTTGTTGGGGGCAGATACACAG TTTGTGAGTTTGGAGTGTTTGATGACCTCAGTGACGGATATGTTCCCCAATGTGTTTCGAAGAGCTTATCGTCGAGAATTGCTGCTGCTCTGCCTCTGCtctgtttgcttttttctcGGCCTCCTCCTCGTCACCGAG GGCGGCTTGTATTTCCTTCAACTCTTTGATCATTATGTGTGTAGTGGAAACAATCTTCTCCTTCTTTCTGTGTGTCAGTCAATAGCGATTGGATGGATATATG GTGCTGATCGTCTTTATGACAACATTGAAGACATGATAGGTTATCGTCCCTGGCCTCTAATGAAGCATTGTTGGCTTTACGTTACCCCTGCTGTGTGTCTA GGTACTTTTGTCTTTTCAATTGTGAAATATAAGCCTCTCAAGTTCAACAAAACCTACGTCTATCCGACCTGGGCGTACGCTTTGGGCTGGTTTCTTGGACTGTTCTGTGTTCTTCTAGTTCCTCTGTGGATCATCTTTAAAGTTACTACAATGAAAGGGACAATTTGGCAG AACCTCAGGCAGCTGTGCGTCCCGCAGAGCTTGACGCACAGAAAAGCAAAGCAGCCCGAGCAGTGCCCTTTAAACCCAGACATTACTCTTACTCCTGTTGCCAACGAATACAAGGGAAGAGGTGGAGCTGAGATGGAGATGCAAGTCTGA
- the LOC101476219 gene encoding sodium- and chloride-dependent GABA transporter 2 isoform X3, whose product MMESMPREFLKGSSLDVPGQEKGLMKKTQLLDRGQWASKLEFLLAVAGTLVGLGNLWRFPYLCYKNGGGAFLIPYVLFLLACGIPMFLLETAMGQFTSQGCITCWRHFCPLFEGIGYATQVVIAYAAVSYIVIQAWAFFYLFSSFSAEIPWASCRNSWNTESCFEFDKANASSNWTAAANATTPATEFWERRVLGISQGIEEIGSLRWDLALCLLLAWIICYFCVWKGVKSTGKVVYFTATFPYVMLVVLLARGLTLPGAINGLAFYLYPDPTRLVDPQFVSLECLMTSVTDMFPNVFRRAYRRELLLLCLCSVCFFLGLLLVTEGGLYFLQLFDHYVCSGNNLLLLSVCQSIAIGWIYGADRLYDNIEDMIGYRPWPLMKHCWLYVTPAVCLGTFVFSIVKYKPLKFNKTYVYPTWAYALGWFLGLFCVLLVPLWIIFKVTTMKGTIWQNLRQLCVPQSLTHRKAKQPEQCPLNPDITLTPVANEYKGRGGAEMEMQV is encoded by the exons ATGATGGAGAG CATGCCGAGGGAATTTCTTAAAGGAAGCAGCCTGGACGTACCCGGACAAGAAAAAGGTCTCATGAAGAAGACTCAGTTGCTCGACCGCGGCCAGTGGGCGAGCAAGTTGGAGTTTTTACTGGCTGTAGCAGGAACATTGGTTGGCCTGGGAAACCTTTGGAGGTTTCCCTACTTGTGCTACAAAAATGGGGGAG GTGCATTTCTTATTCCCTACGTCCTGTTTCTGCTTGCTTGTGGCATCCCAATGTTCCTCCTGGAAACAGCTATGGGACAGTTCACATCTCAGGGATGTATTACCTGCTGGAGGCACTTCTGCCCCTTGTTTGAAG GTATTGGATATGCAACCCAGGTAGTGATTGCATATGCTGCTGTTTCATACATTGTGATCCAGGCATGGGCTTTCTTCTACCTCTTTTCATCCTTCAGTGCTGAGATTCCATGGGCTAGCTGCAGGAATTCCTGGAATACAG agTCTTGTTTTGAATTTGATAAAGCAAATGCGTCATCCAACTGGACAGCAGCTGCAAACGCAACAACACCAGCAACAGAATTCTGGGA GAGAAGAGTACTGGGTATATCTCAAGGGATTGAGGAGATTGGTAGCCTGAGGTGGGATTTGGCCTTGTGTCTCTTACTGGCATGGATCATTTGTTACTTCTGTGTTTGGAAAGGAGTGAAGTCCACTGGAAAG GTAGTTTACTTTACGGCCACTTTTCCCTACGTGATGTTGGTGGTTCTGTTAGCTCGTGGACTCACTTTACCAGGAGCCATAAACGGCTTAGCTTTTTACCTGTATCCTGACCCCACAAGGTTGGTGGACCCTCAA TTTGTGAGTTTGGAGTGTTTGATGACCTCAGTGACGGATATGTTCCCCAATGTGTTTCGAAGAGCTTATCGTCGAGAATTGCTGCTGCTCTGCCTCTGCtctgtttgcttttttctcGGCCTCCTCCTCGTCACCGAG GGCGGCTTGTATTTCCTTCAACTCTTTGATCATTATGTGTGTAGTGGAAACAATCTTCTCCTTCTTTCTGTGTGTCAGTCAATAGCGATTGGATGGATATATG GTGCTGATCGTCTTTATGACAACATTGAAGACATGATAGGTTATCGTCCCTGGCCTCTAATGAAGCATTGTTGGCTTTACGTTACCCCTGCTGTGTGTCTA GGTACTTTTGTCTTTTCAATTGTGAAATATAAGCCTCTCAAGTTCAACAAAACCTACGTCTATCCGACCTGGGCGTACGCTTTGGGCTGGTTTCTTGGACTGTTCTGTGTTCTTCTAGTTCCTCTGTGGATCATCTTTAAAGTTACTACAATGAAAGGGACAATTTGGCAG AACCTCAGGCAGCTGTGCGTCCCGCAGAGCTTGACGCACAGAAAAGCAAAGCAGCCCGAGCAGTGCCCTTTAAACCCAGACATTACTCTTACTCCTGTTGCCAACGAATACAAGGGAAGAGGTGGAGCTGAGATGGAGATGCAAGTCTGA